The nucleotide window GACATTTGACATGCGGAGTAGGCTACCCCATGGGGACAATCCGTAAACTACCCACCCTTTTATCCCATAGTTACCAAAAGGTCCTAATTGGGCGGAATGAGGTGTTTCCAGCGTGGAAGAAAGTTTCCTCCTCTTCAAAGCGGAGCCGAATGACAATCCCATGAAATCATGAAACACGACCAATGCCCGGTGATGCGTACGCTGGAGGTGATGGGCGGCAAGTGGAAGCCGATCATCCTCCACTATCTGGACGAGGGCCCGCGCCGCACCGGTGAACTCGGGCGGCTGATCCCGCAGGCGAGCGGGAAGATGCTCACCCAGCAGCTCCGGGAGCTGGAGCGGGACGGCATCGTGCGGCGGAAGATCTACCGCGAAGTGCCGCCGAAGGTGGAATACTCGCTGACCCCGCGCGGCGAATCCCTTCGCCCCATCATCCGCGCGATGTGCGAGTGGGCGAAGGTGAATCCGCGGGAAGGCAGGAGGCGGGATCGAGCTGGCTCGGATGGATAGGAGCAGGATGAGCT belongs to Luteolibacter ambystomatis and includes:
- a CDS encoding winged helix-turn-helix transcriptional regulator codes for the protein MKHDQCPVMRTLEVMGGKWKPIILHYLDEGPRRTGELGRLIPQASGKMLTQQLRELERDGIVRRKIYREVPPKVEYSLTPRGESLRPIIRAMCEWAKVNPREGRRRDRAGSDG